The following coding sequences lie in one Nycticebus coucang isolate mNycCou1 chromosome 20, mNycCou1.pri, whole genome shotgun sequence genomic window:
- the LOC128572958 gene encoding olfactory receptor 2T11, producing the protein MRNTSSSSNFILLGLLVNNKATGIVFTVIFAIFVVAVTANLGMIFLIQVDSRLHTPMYFLLSQLSIMDTLFICTTVPKLLVDMVSKEKTISFVACGIQIFLYLTMIGSEFFLLGLMAYDRYVAVCNPLRYPVLMNRKVCLLLAAGAWFGGSLDGFLLTPITMNVPYCGSRSINHFFCEIPAVLKLACADTSLYETLMYICCVLMLLIPISIISTSYSLILLTVHRMRSAEGRKKAFTTCSSHLTVVSIFYGAAFYTYVLPQSFHTPEQDKVVSAFYTIVTPMLNPLIYSLRNKDVMGAFKKIFACCSSGQKVTNDA; encoded by the coding sequence ATGAGGAACACAAGTTCATCCTCCAACTTTATCCTCCTGGGGCTTCTGGTGAACAATAAGGCCACAGGGATTGTATTTACAGTTATCTTTGCTATTTTTGTAGTGGCTGTCACTGCAAATCTAGGCATGATATTCTTGATCCAGGTGGACTCTCGcctccacacccccatgtactttCTGCTCAGCCAGTTGTCCATTATGGACACCCTTTTCATATGTACCACTGTCCCCAAGCTCTTGGTAGACATGGTTTCTAAAGAGAAAACCATTTCCTTTGTGGCCTGTGGCATTCAGATCTTCCTCTACTTGACCATGATTGGCTCAGAGTTCTTCCTACTGGGCCTCATGGCCTATGACCGCTATGTGGCTGTCTGTAACCCACTTAGGTACCCAGTCCTGATGAATCGCAAGGTGTGTCTGTTGTTGGCTGCTGGTGCCTGGTTTGGTGGCTCCCTTGATGGGTTTCTGCTTACCCCCATTACTATGAACGTCCCCTACTGTGGCTCCCGCAGCATCAACCATTTCTTTTGTGAGATCCCTGCTGTTCTCAAACTGGCTTGTGCTGACACATCCCTGTATGAAACACTGATGTATATCTGCTGTGTGCTCATGCTGCTCATCCCCATCTCCATCATCTCCACCTCCTACTCACTCATCCTGTTGACTGTCCACCGCATGCGCTCTGCGGAAGGCCGCAAGAAGGCCTTTACCACCTGCTCCTCCCACTTGACTGTGGTCAGCATTTTCTATGGGGCTGCCTTCTACACATATGTGCTGCCCCAGTCATTCCACACCCCTGAGCAGGACAAGGTTGTGTCTGCTTTCTATACCATTGTCACACCCATGCTTAATCCTTTGATCTACAGCCTAAGAAACAAGGATGTCATGGGGgcatttaaaaagatatttgccTGTTGCTCCTCTGGTCAGAAAGTAACAAATGATGCTTAG